Proteins encoded together in one Triticum dicoccoides isolate Atlit2015 ecotype Zavitan chromosome 7B, WEW_v2.0, whole genome shotgun sequence window:
- the LOC119339970 gene encoding Werner Syndrome-like exonuclease — MAAEKLVTSVDFEDDVITATVTSSGDAVKAWLRQIRYVYRWVYHKLIVGLDVEWRPSYGRAQNPVALLQLCVGRRCLVFQLLHADFVPRALHRFLANPDFRFVGVGVQDDADRLSNDYGLEVANAVDLRNLAADEMRRPWLRQAGLKGVAGVVMGANLNKPRRVRMGPWDACRLSQEQIQYASIDAFVSFEVGRKLLTGDYSSEEEDY, encoded by the coding sequence ATGGCGGCCGAGAAGCTCGTCACCTCCGTGGACTTCGAGGACGACGTGATCACCGCCACCGTCACGTCCTCCGGCGACGCCGTCAAGGCCTGGCTCCGCCAGATCCGCTACGTCTACCGCTGGGTCTACCACAAGCTCATCGTGGGGCTGGACGTCGAGTGGCGCCCCAGCTACGGCCGCGCGCAGAACCCCGTCGCGCTCCTGCAGCTCTGCGTCGGCCGCCGCtgcctcgtcttccagctcctCCACGCCGACTTCGTCCCGCGGGCCCTCCACCGCTTCCTCGCCAACCCGGACTTCCGATTCGTCGGCGTCGGCGTGCAGGACGACGCCGACCGCCTCAGCAACGACTACGGCCTCGAGGTCGCCAACGCCGTCGACCTGCGCAACCTCGCGGCCGACGAGATGCGCAGGCCGTGGCTCCGCCAGGCGGGGCTCAAGGGCGTCGCGGGCGTCGTCATGGGGGCCAACCTCAACAAGCCACGCAGGGTCAGGATGGGGCCGTGGGACGCCTGCCGCCTCTCCCAAGAGCAGATCCAGTACGCCAGCATCGACGCCTTCGTCTCCTTTGAGGTCGGCCGGAAGCTCCTCACCGGCGACTactcctccgaagaggaggacTACTGA